A DNA window from Jaculus jaculus isolate mJacJac1 chromosome 1, mJacJac1.mat.Y.cur, whole genome shotgun sequence contains the following coding sequences:
- the Tatdn3 gene encoding putative deoxyribonuclease TATDN3 isoform X1, giving the protein MGLGFVDCHCHLSDPDFDSDLDDVLEKAKKANIMALVAVAEHSGEFEKIMQLSERYTGFILPCLGIHPVQGLSPENQRSVTLKDLDVALPIIEKYKDRLLAIGEVGLDFSPRFAGTDEQKEEQRQVLIRQVQLAKRLNLPLNVHSRSAGRPTISLLHEQGADNVLLHAFDGRPAVAMEGVSAGYFFSIPPSIIRSGQKQKLVKQLPLTSICLETDSPALGPEKQTRNEPCNLCISAQYVAQVKGIPVAEVMDVTTQNALRLFPRLQTLLHSWEMEPA; this is encoded by the exons ATGGGTTTAGGGTTCGTGGACTGCCACTGCCATCTCTCGGACCCAGACTTTGACAGC GATCTGGATGATGTGTTGGAAAAAGCCAAGAAA gctaacATTATGGCCCTTGTGGCAGTTGCTGAACATTCAGGAGAATTTGAAAAGATTATGCAACTTTCAGAAAG GTATACTGGCTTTATCCTGCCATGTTTGGGTATTCACCCAGTTCAAGGACTTTCACCAGAAAACCAAAGAAGTGTGACATTAAAG GACTTGGATGTGGCCTTGCCTATTATCGAGAAATATAAGGATCGGTTGTTGGCGATTGGAGAG GTGGGACTGGACTTCTCCCCCAGATTTGCAGGGACGGATGAACAGAAGGAAGAGCAAAGACAAGTCCTGATCAGACAGGTCCAGTTAGCCAAAAGACTaaatttgccttt AAATGTCCATTCACGCTCGGCTGGAAGACCTACTATCAGCCTCTTACATGAGCAAG GTGCTGACAACGTCCTGCTGCATGCCTTTGACGGCCGGCCAGCCGTGGCCATGGAGGGAGTGAGCGCTGGCTACTTCTTCTCGATCCCACCTTCCATCATAAGAAGTGGGCAG AAGCAGAAACTTGtgaagcaattgcctttaacttcTATCTGCTTAGAAACAGATTCACCAGCACTAGGACCAGAAAAGCAG ACACGGAATGAGCCTTGCAACCTTTGCATCTCCGCGCAGTATGTTGCCCAGGTGAAAGGGATCCCGGTGGCCGAGGTCATGGATGTGACCACTCAGAACGCCCTGAGACTGTTTCCCAGGCTGCAGACCCTGCTGCACAG ctgggaaatggaaccagcctag
- the Tatdn3 gene encoding putative deoxyribonuclease TATDN3 isoform X2 — protein sequence MGLGFVDCHCHLSDPDFDSDLDDVLEKAKKANIMALVAVAEHSGEFEKIMQLSERYTGFILPCLGIHPVQGLSPENQRSVTLKDLDVALPIIEKYKDRLLAIGEVGLDFSPRFAGTDEQKEEQRQVLIRQVQLAKRLNLPLNVHSRSAGRPTISLLHEQGADNVLLHAFDGRPAVAMEGVSAGYFFSIPPSIIRSGQQKLVKQLPLTSICLETDSPALGPEKQTRNEPCNLCISAQYVAQVKGIPVAEVMDVTTQNALRLFPRLQTLLHSWEMEPA from the exons ATGGGTTTAGGGTTCGTGGACTGCCACTGCCATCTCTCGGACCCAGACTTTGACAGC GATCTGGATGATGTGTTGGAAAAAGCCAAGAAA gctaacATTATGGCCCTTGTGGCAGTTGCTGAACATTCAGGAGAATTTGAAAAGATTATGCAACTTTCAGAAAG GTATACTGGCTTTATCCTGCCATGTTTGGGTATTCACCCAGTTCAAGGACTTTCACCAGAAAACCAAAGAAGTGTGACATTAAAG GACTTGGATGTGGCCTTGCCTATTATCGAGAAATATAAGGATCGGTTGTTGGCGATTGGAGAG GTGGGACTGGACTTCTCCCCCAGATTTGCAGGGACGGATGAACAGAAGGAAGAGCAAAGACAAGTCCTGATCAGACAGGTCCAGTTAGCCAAAAGACTaaatttgccttt AAATGTCCATTCACGCTCGGCTGGAAGACCTACTATCAGCCTCTTACATGAGCAAG GTGCTGACAACGTCCTGCTGCATGCCTTTGACGGCCGGCCAGCCGTGGCCATGGAGGGAGTGAGCGCTGGCTACTTCTTCTCGATCCCACCTTCCATCATAAGAAGTGGGCAG CAGAAACTTGtgaagcaattgcctttaacttcTATCTGCTTAGAAACAGATTCACCAGCACTAGGACCAGAAAAGCAG ACACGGAATGAGCCTTGCAACCTTTGCATCTCCGCGCAGTATGTTGCCCAGGTGAAAGGGATCCCGGTGGCCGAGGTCATGGATGTGACCACTCAGAACGCCCTGAGACTGTTTCCCAGGCTGCAGACCCTGCTGCACAG ctgggaaatggaaccagcctag
- the Tatdn3 gene encoding putative deoxyribonuclease TATDN3 isoform X9 — MGLGFVDCHCHLSDPDFDSDLDDVLEKAKKANIMALVAVAEHSGEFEKIMQLSERYTGFILPCLGIHPVQGLSPENQRSVTLKDLDVALPIIEKYKDRLLAIGEVGLDFSPRFAGTDEQKEEQRQVLIRQVQLAKRLNLPLNVHSRSAGRPTISLLHEQGADNVLLHAFDGRPAVAMEGVSAGYFFSIPPSIIRSGQQKLVKQLPLTSICLETDSPALGPEKQTRNEPCNLCISAQYVAQVKGIPVAEVMDVTTQNALRLFPRLQTLLHR; from the exons ATGGGTTTAGGGTTCGTGGACTGCCACTGCCATCTCTCGGACCCAGACTTTGACAGC GATCTGGATGATGTGTTGGAAAAAGCCAAGAAA gctaacATTATGGCCCTTGTGGCAGTTGCTGAACATTCAGGAGAATTTGAAAAGATTATGCAACTTTCAGAAAG GTATACTGGCTTTATCCTGCCATGTTTGGGTATTCACCCAGTTCAAGGACTTTCACCAGAAAACCAAAGAAGTGTGACATTAAAG GACTTGGATGTGGCCTTGCCTATTATCGAGAAATATAAGGATCGGTTGTTGGCGATTGGAGAG GTGGGACTGGACTTCTCCCCCAGATTTGCAGGGACGGATGAACAGAAGGAAGAGCAAAGACAAGTCCTGATCAGACAGGTCCAGTTAGCCAAAAGACTaaatttgccttt AAATGTCCATTCACGCTCGGCTGGAAGACCTACTATCAGCCTCTTACATGAGCAAG GTGCTGACAACGTCCTGCTGCATGCCTTTGACGGCCGGCCAGCCGTGGCCATGGAGGGAGTGAGCGCTGGCTACTTCTTCTCGATCCCACCTTCCATCATAAGAAGTGGGCAG CAGAAACTTGtgaagcaattgcctttaacttcTATCTGCTTAGAAACAGATTCACCAGCACTAGGACCAGAAAAGCAG ACACGGAATGAGCCTTGCAACCTTTGCATCTCCGCGCAGTATGTTGCCCAGGTGAAAGGGATCCCGGTGGCCGAGGTCATGGATGTGACCACTCAGAACGCCCTGAGACTGTTTCCCAGGCTGCAGACCCTGCTGCACAGGTAG
- the Tatdn3 gene encoding putative deoxyribonuclease TATDN3 isoform X3, with protein sequence MGLGFVDCHCHLSDPDFDSDLDDVLEKAKKANIMALVAVAEHSGEFEKIMQLSERYTGFILPCLGIHPVQGLSPENQRSVTLKDLDVALPIIEKYKDRLLAIGEVGLDFSPRFAGTDEQKEEQRQVLIRQVQLAKRLNLPLNVHSRSAGRPTISLLHEQGADNVLLHAFDGRPAVAMEGVSAGYFFSIPPSIIRSGQKLVKQLPLTSICLETDSPALGPEKQTRNEPCNLCISAQYVAQVKGIPVAEVMDVTTQNALRLFPRLQTLLHSWEMEPA encoded by the exons ATGGGTTTAGGGTTCGTGGACTGCCACTGCCATCTCTCGGACCCAGACTTTGACAGC GATCTGGATGATGTGTTGGAAAAAGCCAAGAAA gctaacATTATGGCCCTTGTGGCAGTTGCTGAACATTCAGGAGAATTTGAAAAGATTATGCAACTTTCAGAAAG GTATACTGGCTTTATCCTGCCATGTTTGGGTATTCACCCAGTTCAAGGACTTTCACCAGAAAACCAAAGAAGTGTGACATTAAAG GACTTGGATGTGGCCTTGCCTATTATCGAGAAATATAAGGATCGGTTGTTGGCGATTGGAGAG GTGGGACTGGACTTCTCCCCCAGATTTGCAGGGACGGATGAACAGAAGGAAGAGCAAAGACAAGTCCTGATCAGACAGGTCCAGTTAGCCAAAAGACTaaatttgccttt AAATGTCCATTCACGCTCGGCTGGAAGACCTACTATCAGCCTCTTACATGAGCAAG GTGCTGACAACGTCCTGCTGCATGCCTTTGACGGCCGGCCAGCCGTGGCCATGGAGGGAGTGAGCGCTGGCTACTTCTTCTCGATCCCACCTTCCATCATAAGAAGTGGGCAG AAACTTGtgaagcaattgcctttaacttcTATCTGCTTAGAAACAGATTCACCAGCACTAGGACCAGAAAAGCAG ACACGGAATGAGCCTTGCAACCTTTGCATCTCCGCGCAGTATGTTGCCCAGGTGAAAGGGATCCCGGTGGCCGAGGTCATGGATGTGACCACTCAGAACGCCCTGAGACTGTTTCCCAGGCTGCAGACCCTGCTGCACAG ctgggaaatggaaccagcctag
- the Tatdn3 gene encoding putative deoxyribonuclease TATDN3 isoform X7 codes for MGLGFVDCHCHLSDPDFDSDLDDVLEKAKKANIMALVAVAEHSGEFEKIMQLSERYTGFILPCLGIHPVQGLSPENQRSVTLKDLDVALPIIEKYKDRLLAIGEVGLDFSPRFAGTDEQKEEQRQVLIRQVQLAKRLNLPLNVHSRSAGRPTISLLHEQGADNVLLHAFDGRPAVAMEGVSAGYFFSIPPSIIRSGQKQKLVKQLPLTSICLETDSPALGPEKQLIFP; via the exons ATGGGTTTAGGGTTCGTGGACTGCCACTGCCATCTCTCGGACCCAGACTTTGACAGC GATCTGGATGATGTGTTGGAAAAAGCCAAGAAA gctaacATTATGGCCCTTGTGGCAGTTGCTGAACATTCAGGAGAATTTGAAAAGATTATGCAACTTTCAGAAAG GTATACTGGCTTTATCCTGCCATGTTTGGGTATTCACCCAGTTCAAGGACTTTCACCAGAAAACCAAAGAAGTGTGACATTAAAG GACTTGGATGTGGCCTTGCCTATTATCGAGAAATATAAGGATCGGTTGTTGGCGATTGGAGAG GTGGGACTGGACTTCTCCCCCAGATTTGCAGGGACGGATGAACAGAAGGAAGAGCAAAGACAAGTCCTGATCAGACAGGTCCAGTTAGCCAAAAGACTaaatttgccttt AAATGTCCATTCACGCTCGGCTGGAAGACCTACTATCAGCCTCTTACATGAGCAAG GTGCTGACAACGTCCTGCTGCATGCCTTTGACGGCCGGCCAGCCGTGGCCATGGAGGGAGTGAGCGCTGGCTACTTCTTCTCGATCCCACCTTCCATCATAAGAAGTGGGCAG AAGCAGAAACTTGtgaagcaattgcctttaacttcTATCTGCTTAGAAACAGATTCACCAGCACTAGGACCAGAAAAGCAG CTCATTTTCCCATGA
- the Tatdn3 gene encoding putative deoxyribonuclease TATDN3 isoform X8: MGLGFVDCHCHLSDPDFDSDLDDVLEKAKKANIMALVAVAEHSGEFEKIMQLSERYTGFILPCLGIHPVQGLSPENQRSVTLKDLDVALPIIEKYKDRLLAIGEVGLDFSPRFAGTDEQKEEQRQVLIRQVQLAKRLNLPLNVHSRSAGRPTISLLHEQGADNVLLHAFDGRPAVAMEGVSAGYFFSIPPSIIRSGQQKLVKQLPLTSICLETDSPALGPEKQLIFP; this comes from the exons ATGGGTTTAGGGTTCGTGGACTGCCACTGCCATCTCTCGGACCCAGACTTTGACAGC GATCTGGATGATGTGTTGGAAAAAGCCAAGAAA gctaacATTATGGCCCTTGTGGCAGTTGCTGAACATTCAGGAGAATTTGAAAAGATTATGCAACTTTCAGAAAG GTATACTGGCTTTATCCTGCCATGTTTGGGTATTCACCCAGTTCAAGGACTTTCACCAGAAAACCAAAGAAGTGTGACATTAAAG GACTTGGATGTGGCCTTGCCTATTATCGAGAAATATAAGGATCGGTTGTTGGCGATTGGAGAG GTGGGACTGGACTTCTCCCCCAGATTTGCAGGGACGGATGAACAGAAGGAAGAGCAAAGACAAGTCCTGATCAGACAGGTCCAGTTAGCCAAAAGACTaaatttgccttt AAATGTCCATTCACGCTCGGCTGGAAGACCTACTATCAGCCTCTTACATGAGCAAG GTGCTGACAACGTCCTGCTGCATGCCTTTGACGGCCGGCCAGCCGTGGCCATGGAGGGAGTGAGCGCTGGCTACTTCTTCTCGATCCCACCTTCCATCATAAGAAGTGGGCAG CAGAAACTTGtgaagcaattgcctttaacttcTATCTGCTTAGAAACAGATTCACCAGCACTAGGACCAGAAAAGCAG CTCATTTTCCCATGA
- the Tatdn3 gene encoding putative deoxyribonuclease TATDN3 isoform X4 has translation MGLGFVDCHCHLSDPDFDSDLDDVLEKAKKANIMALVAVAEHSGEFEKIMQLSERYTGFILPCLGIHPVQGLSPENQRSVTLKDLDVALPIIEKYKDRLLAIGEVGLDFSPRFAGTDEQKEEQRQVLIRQVQLAKRLNLPLNVHSRSAGRPTISLLHEQGADNVLLHAFDGRPAVAMEGVSAGYFFSIPPSIIRSGQKQKLVKQLPLTSICLETDSPALGPEKQTRNEPCNLCISAQYVAQVKGIPVAEVMDVTTQNALRLFPRLQTLLHST, from the exons ATGGGTTTAGGGTTCGTGGACTGCCACTGCCATCTCTCGGACCCAGACTTTGACAGC GATCTGGATGATGTGTTGGAAAAAGCCAAGAAA gctaacATTATGGCCCTTGTGGCAGTTGCTGAACATTCAGGAGAATTTGAAAAGATTATGCAACTTTCAGAAAG GTATACTGGCTTTATCCTGCCATGTTTGGGTATTCACCCAGTTCAAGGACTTTCACCAGAAAACCAAAGAAGTGTGACATTAAAG GACTTGGATGTGGCCTTGCCTATTATCGAGAAATATAAGGATCGGTTGTTGGCGATTGGAGAG GTGGGACTGGACTTCTCCCCCAGATTTGCAGGGACGGATGAACAGAAGGAAGAGCAAAGACAAGTCCTGATCAGACAGGTCCAGTTAGCCAAAAGACTaaatttgccttt AAATGTCCATTCACGCTCGGCTGGAAGACCTACTATCAGCCTCTTACATGAGCAAG GTGCTGACAACGTCCTGCTGCATGCCTTTGACGGCCGGCCAGCCGTGGCCATGGAGGGAGTGAGCGCTGGCTACTTCTTCTCGATCCCACCTTCCATCATAAGAAGTGGGCAG AAGCAGAAACTTGtgaagcaattgcctttaacttcTATCTGCTTAGAAACAGATTCACCAGCACTAGGACCAGAAAAGCAG ACACGGAATGAGCCTTGCAACCTTTGCATCTCCGCGCAGTATGTTGCCCAGGTGAAAGGGATCCCGGTGGCCGAGGTCATGGATGTGACCACTCAGAACGCCCTGAGACTGTTTCCCAGGCTGCAGACCCTGCTGCACAG taccTAA
- the Tatdn3 gene encoding putative deoxyribonuclease TATDN3 isoform X5: MALVAVAEHSGEFEKIMQLSERYTGFILPCLGIHPVQGLSPENQRSVTLKDLDVALPIIEKYKDRLLAIGEVGLDFSPRFAGTDEQKEEQRQVLIRQVQLAKRLNLPLNVHSRSAGRPTISLLHEQGADNVLLHAFDGRPAVAMEGVSAGYFFSIPPSIIRSGQKQKLVKQLPLTSICLETDSPALGPEKQTRNEPCNLCISAQYVAQVKGIPVAEVMDVTTQNALRLFPRLQTLLHSWEMEPA; the protein is encoded by the exons ATGGCCCTTGTGGCAGTTGCTGAACATTCAGGAGAATTTGAAAAGATTATGCAACTTTCAGAAAG GTATACTGGCTTTATCCTGCCATGTTTGGGTATTCACCCAGTTCAAGGACTTTCACCAGAAAACCAAAGAAGTGTGACATTAAAG GACTTGGATGTGGCCTTGCCTATTATCGAGAAATATAAGGATCGGTTGTTGGCGATTGGAGAG GTGGGACTGGACTTCTCCCCCAGATTTGCAGGGACGGATGAACAGAAGGAAGAGCAAAGACAAGTCCTGATCAGACAGGTCCAGTTAGCCAAAAGACTaaatttgccttt AAATGTCCATTCACGCTCGGCTGGAAGACCTACTATCAGCCTCTTACATGAGCAAG GTGCTGACAACGTCCTGCTGCATGCCTTTGACGGCCGGCCAGCCGTGGCCATGGAGGGAGTGAGCGCTGGCTACTTCTTCTCGATCCCACCTTCCATCATAAGAAGTGGGCAG AAGCAGAAACTTGtgaagcaattgcctttaacttcTATCTGCTTAGAAACAGATTCACCAGCACTAGGACCAGAAAAGCAG ACACGGAATGAGCCTTGCAACCTTTGCATCTCCGCGCAGTATGTTGCCCAGGTGAAAGGGATCCCGGTGGCCGAGGTCATGGATGTGACCACTCAGAACGCCCTGAGACTGTTTCCCAGGCTGCAGACCCTGCTGCACAG ctgggaaatggaaccagcctag
- the Tatdn3 gene encoding putative deoxyribonuclease TATDN3 isoform X6, with amino-acid sequence MKNGTLQNQYTGFILPCLGIHPVQGLSPENQRSVTLKDLDVALPIIEKYKDRLLAIGEVGLDFSPRFAGTDEQKEEQRQVLIRQVQLAKRLNLPLNVHSRSAGRPTISLLHEQGADNVLLHAFDGRPAVAMEGVSAGYFFSIPPSIIRSGQKQKLVKQLPLTSICLETDSPALGPEKQTRNEPCNLCISAQYVAQVKGIPVAEVMDVTTQNALRLFPRLQTLLHSWEMEPA; translated from the exons ATGAAAAATGGCAcactccagaatca GTATACTGGCTTTATCCTGCCATGTTTGGGTATTCACCCAGTTCAAGGACTTTCACCAGAAAACCAAAGAAGTGTGACATTAAAG GACTTGGATGTGGCCTTGCCTATTATCGAGAAATATAAGGATCGGTTGTTGGCGATTGGAGAG GTGGGACTGGACTTCTCCCCCAGATTTGCAGGGACGGATGAACAGAAGGAAGAGCAAAGACAAGTCCTGATCAGACAGGTCCAGTTAGCCAAAAGACTaaatttgccttt AAATGTCCATTCACGCTCGGCTGGAAGACCTACTATCAGCCTCTTACATGAGCAAG GTGCTGACAACGTCCTGCTGCATGCCTTTGACGGCCGGCCAGCCGTGGCCATGGAGGGAGTGAGCGCTGGCTACTTCTTCTCGATCCCACCTTCCATCATAAGAAGTGGGCAG AAGCAGAAACTTGtgaagcaattgcctttaacttcTATCTGCTTAGAAACAGATTCACCAGCACTAGGACCAGAAAAGCAG ACACGGAATGAGCCTTGCAACCTTTGCATCTCCGCGCAGTATGTTGCCCAGGTGAAAGGGATCCCGGTGGCCGAGGTCATGGATGTGACCACTCAGAACGCCCTGAGACTGTTTCCCAGGCTGCAGACCCTGCTGCACAG ctgggaaatggaaccagcctag